From one Catellatospora sp. IY07-71 genomic stretch:
- the msrA gene encoding peptide-methionine (S)-S-oxide reductase MsrA, producing MFLRHKKLDVVTAAEALPGRDTAIEVPAKHFVLGTPMQGPWPAGLQTAVIGMGCFWGAERLFWKLDGVYSTSVGYAGGLTPNPTYQEVCSGYTGHTEAVEIVFDPKVISYGEILRVFWENHDPTQGMRQGNDIGTQYRSAIYTTSEEQLKEALAARDAFQPVVNANGYGEITTEIAPLSHYYYAEDYHQQYLAKNPDGYCGIGPNGMSCPIGVAKTDA from the coding sequence ATGTTCCTTCGCCACAAGAAGCTCGATGTCGTCACCGCCGCCGAGGCCCTGCCCGGTCGCGACACCGCGATCGAGGTGCCCGCGAAGCACTTCGTGCTCGGCACGCCGATGCAGGGTCCCTGGCCCGCCGGGCTGCAGACGGCCGTGATCGGCATGGGCTGCTTCTGGGGCGCCGAGCGCCTCTTCTGGAAGCTGGACGGCGTCTACTCGACCTCCGTCGGGTACGCCGGCGGCCTCACCCCGAACCCGACCTATCAGGAGGTCTGCTCGGGTTACACCGGGCACACCGAGGCCGTCGAGATCGTCTTCGACCCCAAGGTGATCTCCTACGGCGAGATCCTGCGCGTGTTCTGGGAGAACCACGACCCGACCCAGGGCATGCGGCAGGGCAACGACATCGGCACCCAGTACCGGTCGGCGATCTACACCACCAGCGAGGAGCAGCTCAAGGAGGCGCTCGCCGCCCGCGACGCGTTCCAGCCGGTGGTGAACGCCAACGGCTACGGCGAGATCACCACGGAGATCGCGCCGCTGTCGCACTACTACTACGCCGAGGACTACCACCAGCAGTACCTGGCCAAGAACCCCGACGGGTACTGCGGCATCGGCCCCAACGGCATGTCCTGCCCCATCGGCGTCGCCAAGACCGACGCCTGA
- a CDS encoding glycoside hydrolase family 3 N-terminal domain-containing protein: MPIHEDATPTGSVSEDGDPGPQPWRDPALPVEQRVDDLMRRLTLAEKIAQLYSVWPGAGAAGEDVAPFQQDMVDDGFDWRRLVADGLGQLTRPFGTGPVTPAEGMARLAQLQQEIVGAGRFGIPALVHEECLTGFTTHGATIFPTALAWGATFDPALIERMAAEIGQGMRAVGVHQGLAPVLDVTRDPRWGRTEETIGEDPYLVATVGTAYVRGLQSAGIVATLKHFAGYAASRAGRNFGPVAMGPRELSDVVLPPFELAVRDGRARSVMHSYAEIDGVPAAADRRLLTDLLRGAWGFDGTVVADYFGVTFLHSLHGVAADHGDAAGQALAAGVDVELPIVRCFGRPLRDALAAGTVSPALVDRALRRVLRQKCELGLLDPDWTPPRDTAVDLDPPAARELARQVAEESVTLLANDGVLPLRPEASIAVVGPLADDPDGLFGCYTFPRHVGLHHPGLPLGVSAPTLLESLQAELPKAQIGHAAGATVDGTDTTGFAEAVALARDADVCVVVLGDRAGLFGKGTSGEGCDVAELRLPGVQEQLLAAVADTGTPVVAVLLSGRPYALGAFEGRLGAIVQAFFPGQEGGAAVAGVLGGRVEPSGRLPVGVPRHPGGQPAPYLAPPLGHATEVSTVDPTPLFPFGHGLAYTRFDWTGETAAEPLSCPTDGSVRVAVTVRNAGGRPGTEVVQLYLHDPVAQVTRPVIRLIGYARVPLEPGQARRVEFTVPADLAAYTGREGRRIVEPGDLELRLGASSADIRHTVPVRLHGPERVVGFRRAMTSEVSVADV; this comes from the coding sequence ATGCCGATCCACGAGGACGCCACCCCGACCGGATCCGTCAGCGAGGACGGCGATCCCGGACCCCAGCCCTGGCGCGACCCGGCGCTGCCGGTGGAGCAGCGGGTCGACGACCTGATGCGCCGCCTCACCCTCGCCGAGAAGATCGCGCAGCTCTACAGCGTCTGGCCCGGCGCGGGCGCGGCCGGTGAGGACGTCGCGCCGTTCCAGCAGGACATGGTCGACGACGGCTTCGACTGGCGGCGGCTGGTCGCCGATGGCCTCGGCCAGCTCACCCGGCCGTTCGGCACCGGACCGGTCACCCCCGCCGAGGGCATGGCCCGGCTGGCCCAGCTGCAGCAGGAGATCGTCGGGGCCGGGCGCTTCGGCATCCCGGCGCTGGTGCACGAGGAGTGCCTGACCGGGTTCACCACGCACGGTGCGACGATCTTCCCGACCGCGCTGGCCTGGGGCGCCACCTTCGACCCGGCCCTGATCGAGCGGATGGCCGCCGAGATCGGGCAGGGCATGCGCGCGGTCGGCGTGCACCAGGGGCTCGCGCCGGTGCTGGACGTGACCCGCGACCCCCGCTGGGGACGCACCGAGGAGACCATCGGCGAGGACCCGTACCTGGTGGCGACCGTCGGCACCGCGTACGTGCGGGGCCTGCAGTCGGCCGGGATCGTGGCCACGCTCAAGCACTTCGCCGGTTACGCCGCCTCCCGCGCGGGCCGCAACTTCGGCCCCGTCGCGATGGGCCCGCGCGAGCTGTCCGATGTGGTGCTGCCCCCGTTCGAGCTGGCGGTACGCGACGGCCGCGCGCGCTCGGTGATGCACTCGTACGCCGAGATCGACGGTGTGCCCGCCGCGGCCGACCGGCGCCTGCTCACCGACCTGCTGCGCGGCGCCTGGGGCTTCGACGGCACCGTGGTCGCCGACTACTTCGGCGTCACCTTCCTGCACTCGCTGCACGGCGTCGCCGCCGATCACGGTGACGCCGCCGGGCAGGCCCTGGCCGCCGGGGTCGACGTCGAGCTGCCCATCGTGCGCTGCTTCGGCCGCCCGCTGCGCGACGCGCTCGCCGCCGGGACCGTCTCGCCCGCGCTGGTCGACCGCGCGCTGCGCCGGGTGCTGCGGCAGAAGTGCGAGCTGGGCCTGCTCGACCCGGACTGGACGCCGCCGCGTGACACGGCGGTCGACCTCGACCCGCCCGCGGCCCGGGAGCTGGCCCGGCAGGTCGCCGAGGAGTCGGTGACGCTGCTGGCCAACGACGGCGTGCTGCCGCTGCGGCCGGAGGCGTCCATCGCGGTGGTCGGGCCGCTGGCCGACGACCCCGACGGGCTGTTCGGCTGCTACACGTTCCCGCGCCACGTCGGCCTGCACCACCCGGGCCTGCCGCTCGGCGTCAGCGCGCCGACGCTGCTGGAGTCGCTGCAGGCCGAGCTGCCGAAGGCGCAGATCGGCCATGCCGCGGGCGCGACCGTGGACGGCACGGACACCACCGGGTTCGCCGAGGCCGTGGCGCTGGCCCGGGACGCCGACGTGTGCGTCGTGGTGCTCGGCGACCGGGCCGGGCTGTTCGGCAAGGGCACCTCCGGCGAGGGCTGCGACGTGGCCGAGCTGCGCCTGCCCGGCGTGCAGGAACAGCTGCTGGCCGCCGTCGCCGACACCGGCACGCCGGTGGTCGCGGTGCTGCTCAGCGGGCGGCCGTACGCGCTCGGCGCCTTCGAAGGCCGCCTCGGCGCGATCGTGCAGGCGTTCTTCCCCGGCCAGGAGGGCGGGGCGGCCGTGGCGGGAGTGCTCGGCGGCCGCGTCGAGCCGTCCGGGCGGCTGCCGGTGGGCGTCCCGCGGCACCCGGGCGGGCAGCCCGCGCCCTACCTGGCGCCCCCGCTCGGCCACGCCACCGAGGTGAGCACCGTCGACCCGACGCCGCTGTTCCCGTTCGGCCACGGGCTGGCGTACACCCGCTTCGACTGGACCGGCGAGACCGCGGCCGAGCCGCTGAGCTGCCCGACCGACGGGTCGGTGCGGGTCGCGGTGACCGTGCGCAACGCGGGCGGCCGGCCCGGCACCGAGGTGGTCCAGCTCTACCTGCACGACCCGGTGGCCCAGGTGACCCGGCCGGTCATCCGGCTCATCGGGTACGCCCGCGTGCCGCTGGAGCCCGGCCAGGCCAGGCGGGTCGAGTTCACGGTGCCCGCCGACCTGGCCGCGTACACCGGCCGCGAGGGCCGCCGCATCGTCGAACCGGGCGACCTCGAACTGCGCCTGGGCGCGTCCAGCGCCGACATCCGGCACACCGTGCCCGTGCGGCTGCACGGCCCCGAGCGGGTGGTCGGCTTCCGGCGCGCGATGACCTCGGAGGTGTCCGTTGCGGACGTATGA
- a CDS encoding SigE family RNA polymerase sigma factor, with product MRTHRITEQDEASPPTHDIDEFYAVHFQQLTVQLYAYTGDLGLAQEFVQEAFCRAIPRWSKLAAYDDPLAWIRRVAFNLANSRWRRVRSALAFARTQREEHMPGPGPDRVVLARALSKLPASHRRVVVLHHLADVPVAEIARIENVAEGTVRVWLHRGRAALATELADLRKDHRHV from the coding sequence ATGAGGACTCACCGCATCACCGAACAGGACGAGGCGTCACCGCCGACGCACGACATCGACGAGTTCTACGCCGTCCACTTCCAGCAGCTCACGGTCCAGCTCTACGCGTACACCGGCGACCTCGGCCTCGCGCAGGAGTTCGTGCAGGAGGCGTTCTGCCGGGCCATCCCGCGCTGGTCGAAGCTCGCCGCGTACGACGACCCGCTGGCCTGGATCCGGCGCGTCGCGTTCAACCTCGCCAACAGCCGCTGGCGGCGCGTGCGCAGCGCGCTCGCGTTCGCCCGCACCCAGCGCGAGGAGCACATGCCCGGCCCCGGCCCCGACCGGGTCGTGCTGGCCAGGGCCCTGTCGAAGCTGCCCGCCAGCCACCGCCGCGTCGTCGTGCTGCACCACCTGGCCGACGTCCCCGTCGCCGAGATCGCCCGTATCGAGAACGTCGCCGAAGGGACGGTCCGCGTCTGGCTGCACCGCGGCCGCGCCGCCCTCGCCACCGAGCTGGCCGACCTGAGGAAGGACCACCGTCATGTCTGA
- a CDS encoding PmoA family protein yields MTLRLDKQPGALDVAFGGQPLLRYVYQPDDPQLESPRPYLYPLHTLGGDPVSVFRPHDHVWHRGIAFSLPNVGPANFWGGVTYTRAQGYVQLPNNGSQRHHVFTRLDAQADAVGVTERLYWLTEPGETWFREQRRLGVTVAAEHGAWTLTFGTELTNVSDREIVIGSPTTEGRDNAGYGGLFWRGPRSFTGGRVYCSDREGGDELMGVRAPWMGFTGRHDGHGRWSTLVFVDAEDNPGHPVQWFVRSEPFACLCPAPFFATEVPIAPGATLSLRYAVVIADGDPGLTGAADLAALGHAALKAPEDD; encoded by the coding sequence ATGACCCTGCGGCTCGACAAGCAGCCCGGCGCGCTGGACGTCGCCTTCGGCGGGCAGCCGCTGCTGCGGTACGTGTACCAGCCCGACGACCCGCAGCTGGAGTCGCCGCGGCCCTACCTCTACCCGCTGCACACGCTGGGCGGCGACCCGGTCAGCGTGTTCCGGCCGCACGACCACGTCTGGCACCGGGGCATCGCGTTCTCGCTGCCCAACGTCGGCCCGGCCAACTTCTGGGGCGGCGTCACCTACACCCGCGCCCAGGGCTACGTGCAGCTGCCCAACAACGGCAGCCAGCGTCACCACGTCTTCACCCGGCTGGACGCGCAGGCCGACGCGGTCGGCGTCACCGAGCGCCTGTACTGGCTCACCGAGCCCGGCGAGACCTGGTTCCGCGAGCAGCGGCGGCTCGGCGTGACCGTCGCCGCCGAGCACGGCGCCTGGACCCTCACCTTCGGCACCGAGCTGACCAACGTCAGCGACCGGGAGATCGTGATCGGTAGCCCGACCACCGAGGGCCGCGACAACGCCGGGTACGGCGGTCTGTTCTGGCGCGGCCCCCGCTCGTTCACCGGTGGGCGCGTCTACTGCAGCGACCGCGAGGGCGGCGACGAGCTGATGGGCGTACGCGCACCGTGGATGGGCTTCACCGGCCGCCACGACGGCCACGGCCGCTGGTCGACGCTCGTCTTCGTGGACGCCGAGGACAACCCGGGCCACCCGGTGCAGTGGTTCGTCCGCTCGGAGCCGTTCGCCTGCCTGTGCCCGGCGCCGTTCTTCGCCACCGAGGTCCCGATCGCCCCCGGCGCGACCCTCTCCCTGCGCTACGCGGTCGTCATCGCCGACGGCGACCCCGGCCTCACCGGCGCGGCCGATCTCGCCGCGCTGGGCCATGCCGCCCTCAAAGCCCCCGAGGACGACTGA
- a CDS encoding amidase, which yields MADTWVGATAKQIARAVRRGDTSATQVVADHLDYLTGTDPVVAAFRTVRAAEAAAEAEKVDDQTDMSSLPLAGVPIAVKENTPVAGLPTWHGSAGARQAVAEEDHELVRRLRGAGAVVIGTTRMSELGLWGVTDDDSAVTRNPWALDRTPGGSSGGAAAAVAAGLVPIAHANDGLGSIRIPAACCGLIGLKPGRGVLPVNLGADGWFGLVEHGVLATTVADAALGHAVLAGRTPQPLSQPGRLRIAVSLRSPVAGASADEANRAAVADATRLLAECGHDTLTADPVYPTSLGLRGLATWFAAGYRDAEAAEVDRRGLQKRSRRLIAAGGWAWRRGLVRERDRTEFRERSLGFFVEHGVDLLLTPVLTGPPLRAAAWHRRGWLSNVAAQVRNAPFAAPWNITGFPALTLPVGVRPDGLPAAVQLVGPPGTELLLLAVAGQLELAAPWRRHAPGFPRP from the coding sequence ATGGCAGACACCTGGGTCGGGGCCACCGCCAAGCAGATCGCGCGCGCGGTCCGCCGCGGCGACACGTCGGCCACGCAGGTCGTCGCGGACCACCTCGACTATCTGACCGGCACGGACCCGGTGGTGGCGGCGTTCCGCACGGTGCGCGCCGCCGAGGCCGCGGCGGAGGCGGAGAAGGTCGACGACCAGACCGACATGAGCAGCCTGCCGCTGGCCGGGGTGCCGATCGCGGTCAAGGAGAACACCCCGGTCGCGGGCCTGCCGACGTGGCACGGCTCGGCGGGCGCCCGGCAGGCCGTCGCGGAGGAGGACCACGAGCTGGTACGCCGGCTGCGCGGGGCGGGCGCGGTGGTGATCGGCACGACCCGGATGTCCGAGCTGGGGCTGTGGGGCGTGACCGACGACGACTCGGCGGTGACCCGCAACCCGTGGGCGCTGGACCGCACCCCGGGCGGCTCGTCCGGCGGCGCGGCGGCGGCGGTCGCCGCGGGCCTGGTGCCGATCGCGCACGCCAACGACGGCCTGGGCTCGATCCGCATCCCGGCGGCCTGCTGCGGGCTGATCGGCCTGAAGCCGGGGCGCGGCGTGCTGCCGGTGAACCTGGGCGCCGACGGCTGGTTCGGCCTGGTCGAGCACGGCGTCCTGGCGACCACGGTGGCCGACGCGGCGCTGGGCCACGCGGTGCTGGCGGGACGTACGCCGCAGCCGCTGAGCCAGCCGGGCCGGCTGCGCATCGCGGTGTCGCTGCGCTCGCCGGTGGCCGGGGCGAGCGCCGACGAGGCGAACCGGGCCGCGGTGGCCGACGCGACCCGGCTGCTGGCCGAGTGCGGCCACGACACGCTGACCGCCGACCCGGTGTACCCGACCTCGCTCGGCCTGCGCGGCCTGGCGACCTGGTTCGCGGCCGGCTACCGGGACGCCGAGGCGGCGGAGGTGGACCGGCGCGGCCTGCAGAAGCGCAGCCGGCGGCTGATCGCGGCGGGCGGCTGGGCCTGGCGGCGGGGCCTGGTCCGCGAGCGGGACCGCACCGAGTTCCGGGAGCGGAGCCTGGGCTTCTTCGTCGAGCACGGGGTGGACCTGCTGCTCACCCCGGTGCTGACCGGCCCGCCGCTGCGCGCCGCGGCCTGGCACCGGCGCGGCTGGCTGTCCAACGTCGCGGCGCAGGTGCGCAACGCCCCGTTCGCGGCGCCGTGGAACATCACCGGCTTCCCAGCGCTCACGCTGCCGGTGGGCGTACGCCCGGACGGGCTGCCCGCGGCGGTGCAGCTGGTCGGCCCGCCCGGGACCGAGCTGCTGCTGCTCGCCGTGGCGGGTCAGCTGGAGCTGGCCGCGCCGTGGCGGCGCCACGCGCCGGGCTTCCCGCGCCCCTGA
- a CDS encoding DUF4328 domain-containing protein, translated as MRCPYCSAETDPTLIRCEHCRLDRQAPLLWPESRVYGVRGIGLAALVAVAISSVVTLLSAASEIFVRDEVRKAVDAGDLALLAVAQRVELGAVVVDLAFMAVAAVLLIIWLWRARKNIDAFPEASAEYKPGWAIGGWFVPIGNFFIPLRVMRDVAEGSLRRDWVNAAVYAWWAAWLGSYCVGRVAGAFDPVPNAGATELIEYFDNLVMFGFAQAFLTVVAGSCLGMLIFSVTRAQHARIQQGLAARVPVVMPAAPGGTIGL; from the coding sequence GTGCGCTGTCCCTACTGCTCGGCGGAGACCGACCCGACCTTGATCCGCTGCGAGCACTGCCGGCTGGACCGGCAGGCGCCGCTGCTGTGGCCGGAGTCCAGGGTGTACGGCGTCCGCGGCATCGGCCTGGCCGCGCTGGTCGCGGTGGCGATCTCGTCGGTGGTCACCCTGCTGTCGGCGGCGTCCGAGATCTTCGTCCGCGACGAGGTCCGCAAGGCGGTCGACGCGGGCGACCTGGCGCTGCTGGCCGTCGCGCAACGGGTCGAGCTGGGCGCGGTCGTGGTGGATCTCGCCTTCATGGCCGTCGCCGCCGTGCTGCTGATCATCTGGTTGTGGCGGGCCCGCAAGAACATCGACGCCTTCCCGGAGGCGAGCGCCGAGTACAAGCCCGGCTGGGCGATCGGCGGCTGGTTCGTGCCGATCGGCAACTTCTTCATCCCGCTGCGGGTGATGCGGGACGTGGCCGAGGGCAGCCTGCGGCGCGACTGGGTGAATGCCGCCGTGTACGCGTGGTGGGCCGCCTGGCTGGGGAGTTACTGCGTCGGGCGGGTCGCCGGGGCGTTCGATCCTGTGCCGAACGCCGGCGCCACGGAGCTGATCGAGTACTTCGACAACCTGGTGATGTTCGGGTTCGCGCAGGCCTTCCTCACCGTGGTGGCCGGGTCCTGCCTGGGCATGCTGATCTTCTCGGTGACCCGGGCGCAGCACGCGCGCATCCAGCAAGGGCTGGCCGCGCGCGTCCCCGTGGTCATGCCCGCCGCGCCGGGTGGCACGATCGGCTTGTGA
- a CDS encoding cystathionine gamma-synthase, which produces MSYGFETLAIHAGQEPDERTGAVIPPIFQTSTFKQDAVGSPRLGYEYARSGNPTRDSLQECLAALEGGARGLTFASGLAAEDTLIRTVCKPGDHVIIPDDAYGGTFRLFAKVAQRWGLSWTAARISDVDDVRAKVTPNTKMIWVETPTNPLLSIADIAGLAAVSRDAHALLVVDNTFASPYLQQPLALGADVVVHSTTKYVGGHSDVVGGALVLNDAGLADELKFHQNAMGAVNGPFDAWLTLRGVKTLAVRMERHCDNAEKVAEFLTHHPKVTQVLYPGLPEHPGHELAAKQMRRYGGMISFRMGDAAAAERVCNTTKVFTLAESLGGIESLIEHPGKMTHASVAGSELEVPADLVRLSVGIETIDDLLGDLAAALG; this is translated from the coding sequence ATGTCTTACGGGTTTGAAACGCTCGCCATCCACGCGGGCCAGGAGCCGGACGAGCGCACCGGTGCGGTGATCCCGCCGATCTTCCAGACGTCGACCTTCAAGCAGGACGCTGTCGGGTCGCCGCGGCTGGGCTACGAGTACGCCCGGTCCGGCAATCCGACCCGCGACTCCCTCCAGGAGTGCCTGGCGGCGCTGGAGGGCGGCGCGCGCGGGCTCACGTTCGCCAGCGGGCTGGCCGCCGAGGACACGCTGATCCGCACCGTGTGCAAGCCCGGCGACCACGTGATCATTCCCGACGACGCGTACGGCGGCACGTTCCGCCTGTTCGCGAAGGTGGCGCAGCGCTGGGGGCTGTCCTGGACGGCGGCCCGGATCTCCGACGTCGACGACGTGCGGGCCAAGGTCACCCCGAACACGAAGATGATCTGGGTGGAGACGCCGACCAACCCGCTGCTGAGCATCGCCGACATCGCCGGCCTGGCCGCGGTGTCCCGGGACGCGCACGCCCTGCTGGTCGTCGACAACACGTTCGCCAGCCCGTACCTGCAGCAGCCGCTGGCGCTGGGGGCGGACGTGGTGGTGCATTCGACCACGAAGTACGTGGGCGGGCACTCGGACGTGGTCGGCGGGGCACTGGTGCTGAACGACGCGGGGCTCGCCGACGAGCTGAAGTTCCACCAGAACGCGATGGGCGCGGTCAACGGGCCGTTCGACGCCTGGCTGACCCTGCGCGGCGTGAAGACGCTGGCGGTGCGCATGGAGCGGCACTGCGACAACGCCGAGAAGGTGGCCGAGTTCCTGACCCACCACCCGAAGGTGACGCAGGTGCTCTACCCGGGCCTGCCCGAGCACCCGGGCCATGAGCTGGCCGCGAAGCAGATGCGCCGGTACGGCGGCATGATCAGCTTCCGGATGGGCGACGCGGCGGCGGCCGAGCGGGTGTGCAACACGACCAAGGTGTTCACGCTGGCCGAGTCGCTGGGCGGGATCGAGTCGCTGATCGAGCACCCGGGGAAGATGACGCACGCCAGCGTCGCGGGCTCGGAGCTGGAGGTCCCGGCGGACCTGGTCCGCCTCTCCGTCGGCATCGAGACCATCGACGACCTGCTCGGCGACCTCGCGGCGGCGCTGGGCTGA
- a CDS encoding DUF3592 domain-containing protein, translating into MTWTLRRTIVGLAVALLLGAGSFVAYALGEQQRAHVVGQGHRTTAVVTGYERNSGWPDAAEVTYEFAGARRQASIYHPWHAPPPGGTSLDVFVDPADPQRVATADGYATGWQAGLPLPLAAFAVVAALVALSGFVTTVRRQRWDAASIAPEPDAATVAVRRRGVVRRVDVWSWFFFGLLAAGTALGVWANQGSDDPLFYPAVAMFGGAAAGVYVAGTSGRIVITPRHLTVHQTFTVHTVPRGLVQSVHLAEDGVLELVIRNAAPIRVATGAAAQWGAHLNRRPAQLRAANRLRNLLVAVRPAGGGEDESVTRTYRWFTIGLAVLAGAGMAAPFVVMAVSRG; encoded by the coding sequence TTGACCTGGACTCTTAGACGCACCATCGTCGGCCTGGCGGTCGCCTTGCTGCTCGGTGCCGGCTCGTTCGTCGCGTACGCCCTCGGCGAGCAGCAACGCGCCCACGTGGTCGGCCAGGGGCACCGGACCACCGCGGTGGTCACCGGCTACGAGCGCAACTCCGGCTGGCCCGATGCGGCCGAGGTGACGTACGAGTTCGCCGGCGCCCGCCGGCAGGCCTCGATCTACCACCCCTGGCACGCACCGCCGCCGGGCGGCACCAGCCTCGACGTGTTCGTGGACCCGGCCGACCCACAGCGCGTCGCGACCGCCGACGGGTACGCGACCGGGTGGCAGGCCGGACTGCCCCTGCCGCTCGCCGCCTTCGCGGTGGTCGCCGCGCTGGTGGCGCTGAGCGGCTTCGTGACGACGGTCCGGCGGCAGCGGTGGGATGCCGCCAGCATCGCGCCGGAACCGGACGCGGCGACGGTCGCCGTACGCCGCCGTGGCGTCGTGCGCCGCGTCGACGTCTGGTCATGGTTCTTCTTCGGGCTGCTGGCGGCGGGTACGGCGCTCGGCGTGTGGGCCAACCAGGGCAGCGACGATCCGCTGTTCTACCCTGCCGTGGCGATGTTCGGCGGGGCCGCGGCAGGCGTGTACGTGGCGGGCACGAGCGGCCGGATCGTCATCACGCCGCGGCATCTGACCGTCCACCAGACGTTCACCGTGCACACCGTGCCGCGTGGCCTGGTCCAGTCCGTGCACCTCGCCGAGGACGGAGTGCTGGAGCTGGTCATCCGGAACGCCGCGCCGATCCGTGTCGCCACCGGCGCCGCGGCGCAGTGGGGCGCACACCTGAACCGGAGGCCGGCCCAGCTCCGGGCGGCCAACCGGCTGCGCAACCTGCTGGTCGCCGTCCGGCCCGCGGGCGGCGGAGAGGACGAGAGCGTGACCAGGACGTACCGCTGGTTCACGATCGGGCTGGCCGTGCTGGCGGGAGCCGGGATGGCCGCCCCGTTCGTCGTGATGGCCGTATCACGTGGATGA
- a CDS encoding Gfo/Idh/MocA family protein has translation MRTYDLAVVGTGGIAAVHAADVARLDGRARIGAVVDVDPDRLRAFTARLAELGLPEPQGYPDLDSLLADRRPDLVDLCTPPGLHAPQAIACLSRGLTVLCEKPPALSLGEFDRIAAAEAAGGGRFATVFQHRFGSGAANLRRLVGDPRLGDPLTAVCHTLWYRPDAYFAVPWRGRWDVEGGGPTMGHGIHQMDLLLSILGPWREVVAVAARRARPTDTEDLSGALVTFASGAVASVVNSLLSPRETSHLRFDLDHASVELTHLYGYGDGDWTVTAAPGHEQEVAAAWAEGPTGRPSGHGAQLSAVLDALDAGRTPPVGTAEARDTMELVAAIYASAFTRRPVGRGEIGPGSPFYERMEGPGAPWPAVRTGAVA, from the coding sequence TTGCGGACGTATGACCTGGCCGTCGTGGGCACCGGCGGCATCGCCGCGGTGCACGCCGCCGACGTGGCCCGGCTGGACGGCCGCGCTCGCATCGGCGCCGTGGTCGACGTCGACCCCGACCGGCTGCGTGCCTTCACCGCCCGCCTGGCCGAGCTGGGCCTGCCCGAGCCGCAGGGCTACCCCGACCTGGACAGCCTGCTCGCCGACCGGCGCCCCGACCTGGTCGACCTGTGCACCCCGCCGGGCCTGCACGCCCCGCAGGCGATCGCCTGCCTGTCCCGGGGCCTGACCGTGCTGTGCGAGAAGCCGCCCGCACTCAGCCTGGGCGAGTTCGACCGGATCGCGGCCGCCGAGGCGGCGGGCGGGGGCCGCTTCGCCACCGTCTTCCAGCACCGTTTCGGCAGCGGCGCGGCCAACCTGCGCCGCCTGGTCGGCGACCCGCGGCTCGGTGATCCGCTGACCGCCGTGTGCCACACGCTGTGGTATCGGCCGGACGCGTACTTCGCCGTGCCGTGGCGCGGGCGTTGGGACGTGGAAGGCGGCGGCCCGACCATGGGCCACGGCATCCACCAGATGGACCTGCTGCTGTCGATCCTCGGGCCGTGGCGCGAGGTGGTCGCGGTAGCCGCGCGCCGGGCCCGCCCCACCGACACCGAGGACCTGTCCGGCGCGCTCGTCACCTTCGCCTCCGGTGCCGTGGCCAGCGTCGTCAACAGCCTGCTGTCCCCGCGCGAGACCAGCCACCTGCGGTTCGACCTCGACCACGCGTCGGTCGAGCTGACCCACCTCTACGGATACGGCGACGGCGACTGGACCGTCACCGCCGCCCCCGGCCACGAGCAGGAGGTCGCCGCGGCCTGGGCCGAGGGCCCGACCGGCCGGCCGAGCGGGCACGGCGCCCAGCTCAGCGCGGTCCTCGACGCGCTCGACGCGGGCCGGACGCCGCCCGTCGGCACCGCCGAGGCCCGGGACACCATGGAACTCGTCGCCGCGATCTACGCCTCCGCCTTCACCCGCCGCCCCGTCGGCCGCGGCGAGATCGGGCCCGGCTCGCCGTTCTACGAGCGGATGGAGGGACCCGGCGCGCCCTGGCCCGCCGTGCGCACAGGTGCCGTCGCATGA